The following coding sequences are from one Amphiprion ocellaris isolate individual 3 ecotype Okinawa chromosome 19, ASM2253959v1, whole genome shotgun sequence window:
- the carhsp1 gene encoding calcium-regulated heat-stable protein 1: MSSRATPIQGSRPVDPPLPSAGSPRSPESLLPPACRQRDRSPSPMRGYLIPSPLPTRRNRTCSATARAAEGPVFSGVCKYFSRSKGHGFITPSDGGKDIFVHISDIEGEYVPVEGDEMSYKICSIPPKHEKVQAVEVTITHLNPGTKHETWSGHVVSS; encoded by the exons ATGTCCTCTCGGGCCACACCCATCCAGGGGTCTCGACCCGTCGACCCTCCGCTGCCCTCTGCAGGATCCCCACGTTCTCCAG AGTCCCTGTTGCCTCCAGCCTGCAGACAGAGAGACCGCTCACCTTCCCCCATGAGAGGCTACCTCATCCCCAGCCCTCTGCCCACACGCAGAAACAGGACCTGCTCAGC GACGGCTCGGGCAGCAGAGGGTCCGGTGTTTAGTGgtgtgtgtaaatatttttcccGCTCCAAAGGCCACGGCTTCATCACGCCGTCGGACGGAGGCAAGGACATCTTCGTCCACATCTCAGA CATCGAAGGCGAGTATGTGCCGGTGGAAGGCGACGAAATGAGCTACAAGATCTGCTCCATCCCTCCCAAACACGAGAAGGTCCAGGCGGTGGAGGTGACTATAACCCACCTGAACCCGGGGACCAAACACGAGACCTGGTCGGGACACGTCGTCAGCAGCTGA